The following are encoded together in the Chlorogloeopsis sp. ULAP01 genome:
- a CDS encoding PIN domain-containing protein → MKVVVDTSVWSLALRRNRVELELPQVLSLRELIADGRVALLGAIRQEVLSGIRKSEQFVRLREYLQAFPNLELVIEDYELAAEFYNTCRRSGIQGSNTDFLICAVAHRRSYSILTTDGDFALFGEQLPIRLWQ, encoded by the coding sequence ATGAAAGTTGTTGTTGATACCTCTGTTTGGTCGTTGGCTCTACGGCGAAATAGAGTTGAATTAGAATTACCTCAAGTTCTGAGCCTGCGGGAATTGATTGCTGATGGGAGAGTGGCTTTGTTGGGAGCAATTCGGCAAGAAGTGCTATCAGGAATTCGGAAAAGTGAGCAATTTGTGCGTTTAAGAGAGTATTTACAAGCATTTCCTAACCTGGAATTGGTGATTGAAGACTATGAACTCGCTGCTGAGTTTTATAACACCTGTCGGCGTAGTGGAATTCAGGGTAGCAATACAGACTTTTTAATTTGTGCAGTTGCTCATCGCCGTAGCTACAGCATTTTGACGACTGATGGTGATTTTGCCCTATTTGGTGAACAACTTCCGATTCGCCTATGGCAATAA
- a CDS encoding type II toxin-antitoxin system VapB family antitoxin: MANNLEIDDTLIQEALMLGGHQTEQAVVEEALQEYVQRRKQLKILELFGEIDYDPDYDYKQQRRAG; this comes from the coding sequence ATGGCGAATAATCTTGAAATTGATGACACATTGATCCAAGAAGCCTTGATGCTGGGCGGACATCAAACTGAGCAAGCAGTTGTTGAAGAAGCGTTGCAGGAATATGTGCAGCGACGCAAACAATTGAAAATTTTGGAACTGTTTGGTGAGATCGACTATGATCCAGACTACGACTATAAACAGCAACGGCGAGCAGGATGA
- a CDS encoding ABC transporter ATP-binding protein yields MATRSAHPLLPLLRYAKPYQAQICGAILCSIARTLLDLAPPYLIGVAVDVVVKQETSLIARFGIQNPLTQLLVLSVLTIAAWGLESLSQYGADKLWRNLAQTLQHELRVDTYNHLQELELAYFEERSTGILLSILNDDINQLEHFFNFGAQDLISFLTRIFAVGISFVLIAPGIAWLAMLPIPFILWGTFIFQSSLAPRYDTVRDRSGIISDRLANNISGIATIKSFTAETYESDRVYQESDAYRRSNKRAITLSVAFQPVLRFLILLGFVLTLYLGGQEVLQGRLSVGTYGFMVFIVQDLLWPFTELSEIMDEYQRAMASVRRVMGLLDTPIAIPGGVRSLPIETVAGEVQFDNISFAYNERSHILKNLFLQIPAGATIGIVGATGSGKSTLVKLLLRFYEVQSGRILVDGIDIRNLNLWDLRQSIGWVSQDVFLFHGTVADNICYGSFDATREQIIHAASLAYAHEFIEQLPQGYDTIVGERGQKLSGGQRQRIAIARAILKNPPILILDEATSAVDNETEAAIQKSLQVITQNRTTIAIAHRLSTIRNADCIYVMDNGQIVEQGKHEELLEKNGIYALLWKVQSGVSVE; encoded by the coding sequence ATGGCAACACGCTCTGCTCACCCCCTCCTGCCTTTACTCCGCTATGCCAAACCCTATCAAGCCCAAATCTGCGGTGCAATTCTTTGTTCGATCGCGCGTACCCTATTGGATCTGGCACCACCTTATCTAATCGGTGTTGCGGTAGATGTGGTAGTTAAACAAGAAACTTCGTTAATTGCTCGGTTTGGTATTCAAAATCCCCTCACTCAGTTATTGGTGCTGTCTGTGCTGACGATCGCCGCCTGGGGTTTAGAATCCCTCAGCCAATATGGAGCCGACAAACTCTGGCGCAACTTGGCACAAACCCTACAGCATGAACTACGAGTCGATACTTACAACCACTTACAAGAACTAGAACTCGCCTACTTTGAAGAGCGCAGCACGGGCATCTTGCTATCTATTCTCAATGATGACATTAACCAGCTCGAACACTTCTTCAACTTTGGCGCTCAAGATCTGATCAGCTTTTTGACGCGAATATTTGCGGTTGGGATTAGCTTTGTGCTTATCGCTCCTGGCATTGCCTGGCTGGCGATGTTGCCCATCCCGTTTATCCTGTGGGGAACGTTCATCTTTCAATCAAGTTTAGCTCCCCGCTATGACACAGTGCGCGATCGCTCAGGCATCATTAGCGATCGCCTCGCCAACAACATTTCTGGTATTGCCACAATCAAAAGCTTTACTGCCGAAACCTATGAGAGCGATCGCGTTTACCAAGAAAGTGATGCCTATCGTCGCAGCAACAAACGGGCGATCACCCTGAGTGTAGCCTTTCAGCCCGTGCTGCGATTTTTGATTTTGCTAGGGTTTGTGCTGACGCTGTATCTGGGTGGTCAAGAAGTGTTACAAGGACGCCTCAGTGTTGGTACTTACGGATTCATGGTGTTTATTGTGCAAGATTTACTATGGCCGTTCACGGAACTGAGTGAAATCATGGATGAATATCAGCGAGCGATGGCATCGGTGCGTCGTGTCATGGGCTTACTGGATACCCCGATTGCAATTCCTGGTGGCGTTCGCTCCTTACCAATCGAAACTGTGGCTGGTGAAGTGCAATTTGATAATATTAGCTTTGCCTACAATGAGCGCAGCCATATACTCAAAAATTTATTCCTACAGATTCCTGCGGGAGCCACAATTGGTATTGTAGGAGCAACGGGTTCAGGTAAAAGTACGTTAGTTAAACTTTTGCTACGCTTTTATGAAGTACAGAGTGGACGCATTTTAGTTGACGGCATTGATATCCGCAACCTTAATTTATGGGATTTACGGCAATCTATTGGTTGGGTGAGTCAGGACGTGTTTTTGTTCCACGGTACGGTTGCAGATAACATTTGTTATGGTAGTTTCGATGCCACTCGCGAACAGATTATTCATGCTGCCTCCTTAGCCTATGCCCATGAGTTTATCGAGCAACTGCCCCAGGGCTATGACACAATAGTGGGCGAACGGGGACAGAAACTTTCTGGAGGACAACGACAAAGAATTGCGATCGCCCGTGCCATTCTCAAAAATCCACCGATTTTGATACTTGATGAAGCCACCTCTGCGGTAGATAATGAAACCGAAGCAGCAATTCAAAAATCACTCCAGGTGATTACGCAAAATCGAACGACTATAGCCATTGCCCATCGTCTATCTACTATTCGCAATGCCGACTGCATATATGTAATGGATAATGGTCAAATTGTCGAGCAGGGTAAACATGAGGAACTGCTAGAGAAAAATGGGATTTATGCTCTTTTGTGGAAAGTCCAATCGGGTGTCAGTGTGGAATGA
- a CDS encoding HAMP domain-containing sensor histidine kinase — MGWLPQIKWNSIHTKLLATYLLLTTLGTSLMAGYILWSFHAYFMKMRQTEMRNWSTALGESIADALENNDRNRVALTVQRYGAAETITLRVFDSQGKLIATSANPQQDRQITDWRTVPGISAALENREEQGVAKGVLSNDDRLFIAQPIVRNGKLLGAMRMSITLQQFQRQFAIVIWTVLGTLVFTLILCTIISEWLARSLSRPIQTMKNFAIRMGGGHFGDKLQIRQSNELDQLALELNRMSERLASLDQERRAFLANVSHELRTPISNVLVTVEALRSGAASDAAVRDRFFQIVEDETKRLSRLIHDLLDLGRLEAGVTTLEQQNIELSSLIRRAVRAVETRMQNLQISAHINVADLPIQGDPERLLQAFLNLLDNAIKHSVPNSQIFITGYREGKQAVVKIRDQGKGIKDSDLPRIFEQFYTGDRSRKGRGVGLGLAIAKRIIEAHGGSINASSKFGEGATFTICLPLT; from the coding sequence ATGGGCTGGTTACCTCAAATCAAGTGGAATTCGATCCACACAAAGCTATTAGCAACTTACCTGCTACTGACAACTTTGGGAACCTCACTCATGGCAGGATATATTCTCTGGTCATTCCATGCCTATTTTATGAAAATGAGGCAGACAGAGATGCGAAACTGGAGTACTGCCCTTGGTGAAAGTATTGCCGATGCGCTTGAAAACAACGATCGCAATAGGGTGGCGCTAACTGTGCAGCGTTATGGTGCTGCTGAGACAATTACCTTACGCGTCTTTGATAGTCAGGGTAAACTAATCGCAACATCTGCAAACCCTCAACAAGACAGACAAATTACAGATTGGCGAACTGTGCCTGGTATTAGTGCAGCCTTGGAAAATCGGGAAGAGCAAGGCGTGGCAAAAGGAGTCTTAAGTAATGATGATAGATTATTCATTGCCCAGCCGATAGTGCGTAATGGTAAGTTGTTAGGTGCAATGCGAATGTCCATTACGCTACAACAATTTCAACGCCAGTTTGCCATAGTGATTTGGACAGTCTTAGGAACATTAGTGTTCACGCTTATACTTTGCACTATTATTAGTGAATGGTTAGCACGTAGCCTGTCTCGTCCTATTCAGACGATGAAAAACTTTGCGATCCGAATGGGTGGGGGGCATTTTGGCGATAAACTCCAGATTCGTCAAAGTAACGAGTTAGATCAGTTAGCCCTAGAACTAAACCGGATGAGCGAACGCTTGGCATCGCTCGATCAGGAACGAAGGGCGTTTTTGGCAAACGTATCTCACGAACTCCGCACTCCCATTAGTAATGTTTTAGTCACAGTTGAAGCCCTTCGCAGTGGGGCTGCTTCTGATGCGGCGGTGCGCGATCGCTTCTTTCAAATTGTCGAAGACGAAACCAAACGATTGTCACGTTTAATTCATGATTTGCTGGATTTAGGACGTCTAGAAGCTGGAGTGACAACTCTCGAACAGCAAAATATCGAGCTTTCCAGCTTAATTCGCCGTGCTGTTAGAGCGGTAGAAACGCGAATGCAAAATTTGCAAATTTCTGCCCACATCAATGTCGCTGATTTGCCAATCCAGGGCGATCCAGAAAGACTATTACAAGCTTTTCTCAATTTATTAGATAATGCTATTAAACATTCAGTCCCCAATTCCCAGATATTTATTACTGGCTATAGGGAAGGTAAACAAGCAGTTGTGAAAATTCGCGATCAAGGTAAAGGTATAAAGGATAGCGACCTTCCTCGTATATTTGAGCAATTTTATACTGGCGATCGCTCTCGCAAAGGTCGGGGAGTGGGCTTAGGTTTAGCGATCGCCAAACGTATTATTGAAGCTCACGGGGGTAGCATTAATGCTAGTAGCAAGTTTGGTGAAGGGGCTACATTCACTATTTGTTTGCCGCTGACGTGA
- a CDS encoding response regulator, with product MPHVLLVDDEEPLRESLSYTLQKEGYTVTTAADGHNAIKQFHKQVPDVILLDLMLPEVDGMEVCWRIRAFSDVPIVMLTAKDQDIDKIWGLEAGADDYVTKPFNTRELLARIKAVLRRRAEKQS from the coding sequence ATGCCTCACGTATTACTAGTAGACGATGAAGAACCTTTAAGAGAAAGCCTTTCTTATACTCTACAAAAAGAGGGCTATACTGTAACCACAGCAGCAGACGGTCACAATGCCATTAAGCAGTTTCACAAGCAAGTGCCAGACGTAATACTATTAGACTTGATGCTGCCAGAGGTAGATGGCATGGAAGTTTGCTGGCGGATTCGCGCTTTCTCTGATGTGCCAATTGTGATGCTCACTGCAAAAGACCAAGACATAGATAAAATCTGGGGATTAGAAGCAGGAGCCGATGATTATGTAACAAAACCTTTCAATACCCGTGAACTTTTGGCACGTATTAAAGCTGTGCTGCGTCGTCGTGCCGAGAAGCAATCTTAA
- a CDS encoding DUF2254 domain-containing protein, which yields MKNIKLSKIWDSLHSSYWFVPTIMAVVAVALAFGMLTLDRQGYYGPFEQWGWIYTGGPDGARGLLSAVAGSIVSVTATAFSITIVALQLASSNFGPRLLRNFMQDTGNQVVLGTFIATFIYSLLVLRTIRGEDGQDEFIPQISVTVGILLALISTGVLIYFIHHASTIIQASHIISEVSTDLDQAIERLFPEQVGYSLPEHQVTEIPINLDSEACPIKAIGTGYIQAIDDEELMNLACKQNLLLRIKSRPGKFVFPGIILAMVWAKESTDVKIRNSASLQKQINDAFILDKERTEQQDIEFPIEQLVEIALRAISPGINDPFTAIRCIDRLAAGLSHLAQRNFPSPYRFDDKNHLRVIAEPVTFAGLVDTAFNQIRQYSTTDVAVTIRLMEAIALIATYTQNPKHQAALRRHAEMIVRSSQATLSEEQDRKDVQERYHRVIKATG from the coding sequence ATGAAAAACATTAAACTCAGCAAAATTTGGGACTCGCTCCATTCTAGTTATTGGTTTGTACCAACGATTATGGCAGTGGTAGCCGTTGCCTTGGCATTTGGAATGTTAACACTTGATAGGCAAGGCTATTACGGGCCTTTTGAACAGTGGGGGTGGATATACACTGGCGGGCCAGATGGTGCTCGTGGTTTACTTTCAGCTGTAGCTGGTTCCATCGTCAGCGTTACCGCTACAGCTTTTTCGATCACAATTGTTGCTTTGCAGCTGGCTTCATCAAATTTCGGCCCGCGTTTGCTGCGTAATTTCATGCAGGATACTGGAAATCAGGTTGTATTAGGTACATTTATTGCTACTTTTATCTATTCGTTGCTCGTGTTGCGGACGATTCGAGGGGAAGATGGACAAGATGAGTTTATACCGCAGATATCAGTGACAGTCGGTATTTTGTTAGCGCTTATCAGCACTGGTGTGCTGATTTACTTTATTCATCACGCTTCTACTATTATTCAGGCATCACACATTATTTCCGAAGTTAGTACGGATTTAGATCAGGCGATTGAGCGACTATTTCCTGAACAAGTTGGATATAGCTTGCCAGAACACCAGGTAACAGAAATTCCTATAAATCTTGACTCAGAAGCTTGTCCAATTAAAGCTATTGGTACAGGTTACATCCAAGCTATTGATGACGAAGAATTAATGAACTTAGCCTGCAAGCAGAATCTGCTGTTGCGGATTAAGTCCCGACCAGGAAAGTTTGTTTTTCCAGGTATAATTCTGGCTATGGTTTGGGCTAAAGAAAGTACAGATGTCAAAATAAGAAATTCTGCATCTCTACAAAAACAAATTAATGATGCCTTTATTCTGGACAAGGAACGTACTGAGCAGCAGGATATAGAGTTTCCGATTGAGCAATTAGTTGAAATTGCTCTGCGTGCTATTTCTCCGGGAATTAACGATCCATTTACCGCAATTAGATGTATTGACCGACTTGCGGCTGGGCTTTCTCACCTTGCCCAAAGGAATTTTCCTTCGCCATATCGCTTCGATGATAAAAATCACCTCCGCGTAATTGCTGAACCAGTTACTTTTGCAGGGTTAGTTGATACTGCTTTTAACCAGATTCGTCAGTACAGTACAACAGATGTGGCAGTGACAATCCGTTTAATGGAGGCGATCGCTCTGATTGCTACTTATACCCAAAACCCCAAACACCAAGCTGCCTTACGTCGTCATGCAGAGATGATTGTGCGCAGTAGCCAAGCTACTTTATCGGAAGAACAAGACCGCAAAGATGTCCAAGAGCGGTATCATCGAGTTATTAAAGCCACAGGATAA